Sequence from the Candidatus Omnitrophota bacterium genome:
TCCCAATGCCTCTTGATCAGAAAAGATGAATCGCCCATGCAGGTCCCTATTGTACTCTCGAGACCTGGCAGGGTCGATGCCGATGTATAATAGGGACTTATGAAAAACAGCCTCACAAAACAATTTGAATGACGAGTCCGCCTCGAGAGACCCCCAAGAACTTCAGCGACCAGCTCATCCGCAATAGCGGCTCCAGCTTTGTGGTGCTGCTCGGAGGCCGCTTTGCCCTCACTCTGCTCTCGGTGCTGGGCGTGGCCCTGACAACCCGGCTCCTCGGGGTGGCTGGATTCGGCCGGTGGAGCATGTACCTGGCCGTCATCTACTTGGTCTGGACTGCTCTGACCGCCTGGAATTACAATGCCCTCTTTCGCTACGGGCTGGAGGAATACCAACAAACCCGCAGCCTTCAACTGAGTTTTTGGACCCGCAACAGTATTCTTTTCCCCCTCCTTTTGCTCGCCATTTTCGCCCTCGTGAAGTTTGAGGACCCGATTCAACGGTATATCGGAGCGCCCATACCCTGGCTTTGGATACTTCTGGGAAGTCTTGCTCTCATTGCCAAAGAAATATCCGGCACCCTCTTACAAGCCTGCGGCCGGCTGCGCACCTTTGGGATTGTGGACGTTGCCGAGAAGCTGCTCTTTGTGACCGGTATTGTTTTGGTCCTCTTCTTCAAACCGGATTCTCCCCTCATGATGGTCGTGGGCATTTCGATACTGGCCACTGCGGCCGTAAGTATCGGTATTCTTGTAAGCCTGTCAAAATTTCTGGGAAAGCCCAAGACTACTCGAGCGGAAATTATCCGGCACTTGCGCTTTTCCTGGCCATATATTTTCCAATGTCTGATCAACACCTATGTCCTCAATTGGGTTCATTTATGGCTGCTGCGACTCTGGATGGATGAGGCTGCCGTTGGGATCTTTGCCCTGGCATATAGAGCCATGAGCTTGACTCAAAACATCACCACCGCGCTGCAAACACTGATCAGCCCTGTGGTCATTTCCTGGAAGACCGAAGGACAAACGCACCGCACAGCGGAATTTGTCCGCGTCCTTGTCCCGCAAATGGCTTTCTTGTGGATGAGCGCGCTCAGTCTGGCAATCCTGTTCAGCCCGGAAATTTGTTTGCTTCTGGGAGGGCCGGAGTTCAGAAGAGCGGGCCCGCCCTTAGGACTCCTCCTGATTGCGCTTTTGCCGAGCTTTCTGGGCTCCATGTACTTCAAGGTTCTCTTGGCGGAAGAACGCTCTCTGCACATTTTTCTGGTGAACCTGGGCGGTTCGCTGGTCACCATCGGTGCATCCATATTTCTTATTCCCCGTCTTGGGGTATATGGATCCGTGGCAGGTGTTCTCCTGGGATTCCTAACCATTGCCATACTTTCCGCCCTTGCCGTGTCCAAGACACTGCCGCTAAGATTCGGTTTCCCCGGCGGGATGGCTCTTGTGCCCGGAGCTGCCTTCCTGGCGATTGTGAGTTCCTCTTCACCGCAACGGATTCTGCTGAGCACACTTACTCTGCTGCTTTGGGTCCTGCTCTTCAAACGACTCCGTATTTTCGCTGAAAAAGATATTTTGCGGATGCAACAAGCAGGCGTTCCAAAGATCTGGTGTGAAAGAGTCTGCCGTACGTTCATGATTCTCAGGCTCTTGCCAAGACAACCCTGCAAGAATCCCGAGCTATAGAATGGACCTGTCCATCGTTATCCCTATCCGGAATGAGGCCGCGGCAATAGAAGCTCTTCAAGGATCTCTGGTCGAGGTTCTATCCCAACTCAACTTGAGCTCTGAGGTTATTCTCTGCGACGATGACAGTACGGACGGTAGCAACTACCTGATAAGGACGGCCTGCAAGGAGGACTCCCGTTTCCGCCTCCATTCCATGTCCAAGCACAGCGGACAAATGGCCACTTTGACCGAGGGACTGATGATCGCTCAAGGGTCTCTGCTCATGACCCTCGATGCAGACCTGCAAATTCATCCTAGAGAAATCCCGCGTTTTGTGGAAAAAATTAAATCAGGGTGTGACTTTGTAAACGGCCACCGCACAAGCCGGGCAAAAAGATCAAGGCCCAGAAAATTGGCGTCCAGACTGACCGCTCGTTACCTCGACTTGCTCTCAGGACAAAGTCACGTGGATTGGGGATGCGGAATGACGGCATTTACGCGGGAGTGTTGGGGACGAGCGCTTGAGACCATCAATGGGAAGACATTGACGAAATTTGATTTGATCGCTTCCGCGAAATGCGTGGGCTGTGTGGATGTTGTGGAGGAAGCCAGGCAAACAGGGAGCTCAAAATACATGCCGCTGCAGGGCTGCAAAACTCTGATTTGGTATGCGTGCAGGGCCACAAGTTCCCGGCTGCGGAAAGTTTTTAAGAAGCCAGCATAGGGCCAGCCACCTGCGCCCTCTTTTCGGGCCCGTAGAGTAATTCCACCAGGGTCAGAGCGAATTCCATGGCCGTACCCGGGCCCCTGCTGGTCACACAATTCCCGTCGATCACCACTCTGCAATCCACGGCCTCCTGGTTACCCAGTTTTGAAGAATAATTGGGGTGGGCGGTTGCCCGGCAATTCTCCAGCAAACCGTGGTGCTCCAGAACAATTGCCGGCGCCGCGCAAATCGCGGCATAAATCTTTCCGGCATCCCGGTGGCGGTGGAGGAGTTCGATCAACTCGTCACATTCGGCCAGAAAATCGGCCCCCGGCATGCCGCCGGGCAAAACAATGAGATCGTACTCCTCATCCACACAATTCTCGATCAGATCATCGGCAATCAGGCGAACACCCCTGGAGGCCACGACTTCCTCGTCCGTCACAGACGCGACAAGAACCTCGGCCCCGGCCCGGCGCAACACATCAATCACCGTGACGGCTTCAATCTCTTCTGTTCCGTCGGCTATCGGGACAAGGACTCGTTTGGACATATGGCTCACCTCCCACTCTCCTTCGGTTTAGATCCACACCCTTGTCATTCTCGCCCGGCGGCAGGCTCACCAACAACATAAAGAGTGACGCTCTCAACCGGCCCCCGGGAAAAGGCATAGGGCAGAAATCCCCACGCATGCGAATAAAATCCTGACAGAGCTTTGTGAGACATCGTTCGAATTGGAGAATCTGATTCAAGGTCAAAGCGTTGTATCTCCATCAACCGCATTTCATTCTCCTCAGATAAACGCCAAGGACATGCAAGGTCCGACCGGAACACAAAATCCCCCGGCTCAGGCTCTTTGTCTTTTGCCAGATAGGAAGCGCCCGCCACGTGCATATAGTAACGGAATCCCCACTCCCCGATATACCAACACTCACTCTGCTTATTTAGAAATCCCCTCTTAACGATATTGTCCACAAACTGCCGGCAACTGTTGGCCAGGTGATAGTCTGCTGCAGCCACGAGCAAACCCACCAATGCGGTCAGCATTACCGCAGGCCTCAACAATTTCTTTGCCCGGTCCGCGTCAAACCGAAGCACCCAAAGCAAGAGAACCGGGGGAATGACCGGCAACCAATAGCGTACAGCTCCGAACGGCAGCAACATAATTGCCAAAAAGGCATAACTTAGGATCCACCACAATAGAAAACCCTTTTTAGGGTCTCGCCAATCCGAAAATGGCAAGAAAAGCGCCCCCACGCCGGCCAAGAGACACACCATGAGCAAGACGCGATTCAAAAGTGTGTGAGCACAAAGCTCCTGTCGCAGAAGCCCGCAAGCCAAAACAATACCCCCTGCGGCAACAAGAAGTCCTATCCACCTTCGGATAGTGGGTTTGTGAAACACAATAAGAAAGACCGGGAAAATCGTCGCTCCTCCCAATGAGATAATCAGACTGGCAAGGATCTCTGCCCGGTCTTCTGTTATATTTCTGAACGCCCATAAATACTTCAGCCACTCCGCATGAAACCCAAAGATAGGCTCCAGCCCTAAAGGCCACAGACTTCCCAAGAGTACCAGGATGGCCACACCCCAAGGTAAGAGCAGCCGCAGCGCCACAGTACGAATGCCTTTCCAGCCCGAGGAGAACCACCCAAAAGCCAGCAGCGCCGGAATGATCCAAAAAGTCGTATACCGGATCATGGATCCACAAAAGAAGAACAGCACGCTCGCCGGCGCATTCCACGGACTCTGGGAGTCCCAGCTGCGGAGGAAATAATAAATTCCTCCAAGGATCAGAGCCAGGGCCGGAACATCACTCATCACATTGTGAGCATTTAGAAGAAATCCCGGAGTGCACAGGAGCCCCAGAGCCACCCAAAAGGCATGCGAAGTATACATTCGTGCAACTAAATAGCAGAAAAGAACACTAATGAATGTGAAGCACAGCATGAGCAGATGATAATGGACCTCTGATGCTTGCGGCACAACCGAGCGAAAACCACGAAGAAGATGTACAAGAAAGGGCGGGTGAAAAAAAGACTTGGACAGGGTCATGGGCTGGCCAAACACGTATCCTGGAAAAGTGTACCGGGCAAAGTTCGCATGCACGGTTTGTGAACGTGTTTCTCTGGAAAACCCAACAAAATAAGCACTATCCACATGGTAGGCTTTACCGGTAAACGGGAGACAAAAAACCAACACTGCCGCCAATAAAAGCAGGATCTCAATCCGGAAGCACCTGACTTCCTTGATTTCAGCCCTGGACATGAAGACTCCTTAGCGCTTCTTCGATTCTCAAGAACTCCGGGTCTTCCATAAGGGGATATAAAGGAAGCGTGACGACCTCAGCACAAACCTTTTCAGATACCGGAAGACTTTTGGCCGCAATTCCTAGGCGTTGAAGGGAAGGTTGGCGATGCAAAGGAACAGGATAATGCATCCCGGTTTCTACGCCATAATTGAGCATCTTCTGTCTAAGACCCTTCCGATCTGGAACCCGAATAGCCATCATGTGGTATACATGACTCCCCTTGGGGCCCGGGCACTGGTAACCCATGCCACAATCATCCAGAACTGTCCGGTACCGCTGCGCCCACAGAATGCGCCGGGCATTCCAATCCTCCAGACGCCGGAGCTTGGCGCGCAACACAGCTGCTTGCATGGCATCCATCCGGTGACTGAAGCCCAGTTCCTGATGAACCTGATAGCCTTCTTGCCCATGATTCCTAAGAGTTCGAACGCGCGCCGCCAAACCAGGATCATGGGTCACAACCGCACCCGCATCTCCCCAGGCTCCCAAGTTCTTGGTCGGATAAAAGCTGAAACAACCGATATCTGCGAAAGTCCCGGCTTTCAGACCCCCAAGAACTGCACCATGCGCCTGGGCAGCGTCTTCGACGACCCGCACACCAAATTCGTTCGTCAGATCCAGCAGTTCCCTCATTGGCGTCATCCGGCCGTAAAGATGTACGGGAATCACTGCGCGTACACGGGACCTCTGACGCAACGC
This genomic interval carries:
- a CDS encoding glycosyltransferase family 39 protein — its product is MSRAEIKEVRCFRIEILLLLAAVLVFCLPFTGKAYHVDSAYFVGFSRETRSQTVHANFARYTFPGYVFGQPMTLSKSFFHPPFLVHLLRGFRSVVPQASEVHYHLLMLCFTFISVLFCYLVARMYTSHAFWVALGLLCTPGFLLNAHNVMSDVPALALILGGIYYFLRSWDSQSPWNAPASVLFFFCGSMIRYTTFWIIPALLAFGWFSSGWKGIRTVALRLLLPWGVAILVLLGSLWPLGLEPIFGFHAEWLKYLWAFRNITEDRAEILASLIISLGGATIFPVFLIVFHKPTIRRWIGLLVAAGGIVLACGLLRQELCAHTLLNRVLLMVCLLAGVGALFLPFSDWRDPKKGFLLWWILSYAFLAIMLLPFGAVRYWLPVIPPVLLLWVLRFDADRAKKLLRPAVMLTALVGLLVAAADYHLANSCRQFVDNIVKRGFLNKQSECWYIGEWGFRYYMHVAGASYLAKDKEPEPGDFVFRSDLACPWRLSEENEMRLMEIQRFDLESDSPIRTMSHKALSGFYSHAWGFLPYAFSRGPVESVTLYVVGEPAAGRE
- a CDS encoding oligosaccharide flippase family protein; translated protein: MTSPPRETPKNFSDQLIRNSGSSFVVLLGGRFALTLLSVLGVALTTRLLGVAGFGRWSMYLAVIYLVWTALTAWNYNALFRYGLEEYQQTRSLQLSFWTRNSILFPLLLLAIFALVKFEDPIQRYIGAPIPWLWILLGSLALIAKEISGTLLQACGRLRTFGIVDVAEKLLFVTGIVLVLFFKPDSPLMMVVGISILATAAVSIGILVSLSKFLGKPKTTRAEIIRHLRFSWPYIFQCLINTYVLNWVHLWLLRLWMDEAAVGIFALAYRAMSLTQNITTALQTLISPVVISWKTEGQTHRTAEFVRVLVPQMAFLWMSALSLAILFSPEICLLLGGPEFRRAGPPLGLLLIALLPSFLGSMYFKVLLAEERSLHIFLVNLGGSLVTIGASIFLIPRLGVYGSVAGVLLGFLTIAILSALAVSKTLPLRFGFPGGMALVPGAAFLAIVSSSSPQRILLSTLTLLLWVLLFKRLRIFAEKDILRMQQAGVPKIWCERVCRTFMILRLLPRQPCKNPEL
- a CDS encoding glycosyltransferase is translated as MDLSIVIPIRNEAAAIEALQGSLVEVLSQLNLSSEVILCDDDSTDGSNYLIRTACKEDSRFRLHSMSKHSGQMATLTEGLMIAQGSLLMTLDADLQIHPREIPRFVEKIKSGCDFVNGHRTSRAKRSRPRKLASRLTARYLDLLSGQSHVDWGCGMTAFTRECWGRALETINGKTLTKFDLIASAKCVGCVDVVEEARQTGSSKYMPLQGCKTLIWYACRATSSRLRKVFKKPA
- a CDS encoding DJ-1/PfpI family protein, with translation MSKRVLVPIADGTEEIEAVTVIDVLRRAGAEVLVASVTDEEVVASRGVRLIADDLIENCVDEEYDLIVLPGGMPGADFLAECDELIELLHRHRDAGKIYAAICAAPAIVLEHHGLLENCRATAHPNYSSKLGNQEAVDCRVVIDGNCVTSRGPGTAMEFALTLVELLYGPEKRAQVAGPMLAS
- a CDS encoding DegT/DnrJ/EryC1/StrS family aminotransferase, encoding MSEVSQAVTRVAEASEFVLGEEVETFEQEFAAYCGSGHCVGVSSGTDALSLALRALGIGLGDEVVVPAASFVATAEAVCHVGATPVFVDIDPGSFLIDLAGVRQALRQRSRVRAVIPVHLYGRMTPMRELLDLTNEFGVRVVEDAAQAHGAVLGGLKAGTFADIGCFSFYPTKNLGAWGDAGAVVTHDPGLAARVRTLRNHGQEGYQVHQELGFSHRMDAMQAAVLRAKLRRLEDWNARRILWAQRYRTVLDDCGMGYQCPGPKGSHVYHMMAIRVPDRKGLRQKMLNYGVETGMHYPVPLHRQPSLQRLGIAAKSLPVSEKVCAEVVTLPLYPLMEDPEFLRIEEALRSLHVQG